One Devosia lacusdianchii genomic window carries:
- a CDS encoding ABC transporter substrate-binding protein: MTKTGRATDIGAMVIALMATSALPTMAADAVFGFSGWAVGYLPTAVAIDRLTEMGYEIEVAELGGNSNQLQAAATGAVQITAIAQVMDAIDQGLDSRFFMEANTNEFLLVSKAEFETCESLDGRTVGIQSTGSFVGQLAIQWLAQACPGTNTNLTVIEGSDNRLAALLANQLDSSVVDLQDWTLLQRAKPGEFTVTGDFTKMMPIMRAAFAAPQSFIAENPQLIEDWIRVHLDVYREAYDNPDLLVDKGRELLGEIDPEALPAIVEAFLAAQVWPVDGGLGKQDVMDTINFFNNDGEPFVNIKTADDVADRTMLDKVLSQ, encoded by the coding sequence ATGACAAAGACGGGGCGCGCCACAGACATTGGCGCAATGGTCATTGCATTGATGGCAACTTCGGCCTTGCCGACGATGGCAGCCGATGCGGTATTCGGGTTTTCGGGCTGGGCCGTGGGTTACCTGCCAACGGCCGTAGCGATCGATCGGCTGACCGAAATGGGTTACGAAATCGAGGTCGCCGAACTGGGAGGGAACAGCAATCAGCTGCAGGCGGCCGCGACCGGCGCAGTGCAGATCACGGCCATTGCGCAGGTAATGGACGCCATCGATCAGGGCCTCGACAGCCGCTTCTTCATGGAAGCCAATACCAATGAATTCCTGCTGGTCTCCAAAGCCGAGTTCGAGACTTGCGAGTCGCTTGACGGGCGCACCGTCGGCATCCAGTCGACCGGCTCGTTTGTCGGCCAGCTCGCCATCCAGTGGCTGGCCCAGGCCTGCCCGGGCACCAATACAAACCTGACCGTCATCGAGGGGTCGGACAATCGCCTCGCGGCACTGCTCGCCAACCAGCTCGATTCCAGCGTGGTCGACCTGCAGGACTGGACCCTGCTGCAGCGCGCCAAGCCAGGAGAGTTCACCGTCACTGGCGATTTCACCAAGATGATGCCGATCATGCGTGCAGCCTTTGCCGCGCCGCAGAGTTTCATCGCGGAAAACCCGCAACTGATCGAAGACTGGATCCGCGTCCACCTCGACGTCTATCGCGAGGCCTATGACAATCCTGACCTGCTGGTCGATAAGGGTCGCGAACTGCTGGGTGAAATCGACCCAGAGGCGCTGCCCGCCATTGTCGAAGCCTTCCTCGCCGCGCAGGTCTGGCCGGTTGACGGGGGCCTCGGCAAGCAGGACGTGATGGACACGATCAACTTCTTCAACAATGACGGGGAGCCCTTCGTCAACATCAAGACTGCCGACGACGTTGCCGACCGCACCATGCTGGACAAAGTGCTGTCGCAGTGA
- a CDS encoding ABC transporter permease — protein METALGRNLVRAGMLLALIGVWQLVGNDTIGLLFPTFGRTLAAFWTLVSDGTLQMALFVTNQSLAVGFLVMLVIGIPLGIVTARVSLLDRIVTPYITFLVAIPVIALIPVVQALMGLTFAARVTVVVLFGIPYIIINTAVAVRRVDPMLTEMATSFGASPWVRLRDVVLPAAVPGIMAGIRIALGQALIGMVVAELTIVGAGIGSLIADLQGRFRVAPVLAIAVTIVLEGVLLMTIVEWIERRLGRWSQS, from the coding sequence GTGGAAACGGCACTGGGGCGAAATCTCGTCCGCGCCGGCATGCTGCTGGCCCTGATCGGGGTATGGCAGCTTGTCGGCAATGATACGATCGGCCTGCTCTTCCCCACCTTCGGGCGGACCCTCGCCGCATTCTGGACGCTGGTCAGCGACGGCACGCTGCAGATGGCGCTGTTCGTGACCAACCAGTCCTTGGCGGTTGGCTTCCTGGTCATGCTGGTCATCGGTATTCCGCTGGGCATCGTCACCGCCCGCGTGTCGCTCCTGGACCGTATCGTCACGCCATACATAACCTTCCTCGTCGCCATTCCGGTGATCGCACTGATCCCAGTGGTGCAGGCGCTGATGGGTCTCACCTTCGCCGCGCGCGTCACTGTCGTGGTGTTGTTCGGCATTCCCTACATCATCATCAACACCGCTGTTGCCGTTCGGCGCGTCGACCCAATGCTGACCGAAATGGCCACCAGCTTTGGGGCCTCGCCCTGGGTTCGCCTGCGCGACGTGGTCCTGCCGGCCGCCGTGCCCGGAATCATGGCTGGCATCCGCATCGCCCTGGGTCAGGCGCTAATCGGCATGGTCGTGGCGGAGCTAACCATTGTCGGCGCCGGCATCGGCAGCCTCATCGCCGACCTGCAGGGTCGCTTCCGGGTTGCTCCGGTTCTGGCCATCGCCGTCACCATCGTGCTCGAGGGCGTGTTGCTGATGACCATCGTTGAATGGATCGAGCGTCGTCTCGGTCGTTGGAGTCAATCATGA
- a CDS encoding ABC transporter ATP-binding protein: MTDNLAPAISIKNLTKYYGPTNGNRMKALESVNLTVGRGEFVSIIGPSGCGKTTMLKMVGGILGWDEGSVEVLGKAVTGPGPERATVFQSFALLPWMTIIDNVSFGLKVRGMAKAERYAIARRLLASVGLADFEYSYPRQLSGGMQQRVGLARALAVSPQLLLMDEPFSAIDAQTRLILQTDLLDIWSKTDLSVLFITHAMDEAVFLSDKVVIMGARPGHVTDVIDVDLPRPRTEETRRDPRFVELTGFVWDRLRGMIQADEQAA; the protein is encoded by the coding sequence ATGACCGACAATCTGGCCCCGGCCATTTCCATCAAGAATCTCACCAAATATTACGGCCCGACCAACGGCAACCGGATGAAGGCGCTGGAAAGCGTCAACCTCACCGTGGGTCGCGGGGAGTTCGTTTCCATCATCGGCCCCAGCGGCTGCGGCAAGACCACCATGCTCAAGATGGTCGGCGGCATTCTCGGCTGGGACGAAGGGAGCGTCGAAGTGTTGGGCAAGGCCGTCACCGGCCCCGGCCCCGAACGCGCCACCGTGTTCCAGTCTTTTGCGCTGTTGCCCTGGATGACCATCATCGACAACGTCTCCTTCGGCCTCAAGGTTCGCGGCATGGCCAAGGCGGAGCGCTACGCCATCGCCCGGCGCCTGCTGGCTTCGGTGGGCCTGGCCGATTTCGAGTACTCCTATCCGCGCCAGCTGTCTGGCGGCATGCAGCAGCGCGTGGGCCTGGCCCGGGCCCTCGCCGTTTCGCCACAGCTGCTTTTAATGGACGAGCCTTTCTCAGCCATCGACGCGCAGACACGGCTGATCCTGCAGACCGACCTGCTCGACATATGGTCCAAGACGGACCTTTCGGTCCTTTTCATCACCCATGCCATGGATGAGGCCGTCTTCCTCTCCGACAAGGTGGTCATCATGGGGGCCCGGCCGGGCCATGTCACCGATGTCATCGACGTCGACCTGCCGCGTCCCCGCACCGAGGAAACCCGCCGCGATCCGCGTTTCGTGGAGCTGACGGGCTTTGTCTGGGATCGCCTGCGCGGCATGATCCAGGCCGACGAACAGGCCGCATGA
- a CDS encoding ABC transporter permease — protein MMEALQDTARRKGPFLISLVALAAIWEIGGRSTDLITLPPLSDVLVAFYKLWASGDVTAPLLDSTLALIYGLVISLVFGSLIGIGMGMSRFVEVAVSPYVKAGLSAPMIAFVPVFLMIFGIGPATRIATVVAFSIFIVATNAATAMRSSDPRLIEMAHSFGASRWAIFRDVRLPAGAPYFLAGLRLGVARGIKGLINGEVLIAIIGLGGLVKKYGTVFSMDQLYAVILLIVLYAAIAVGLVSMLSKLIVAEEK, from the coding sequence ATGATGGAGGCACTGCAAGACACGGCCCGCCGCAAGGGGCCCTTCCTCATCTCCCTCGTCGCGCTGGCCGCCATCTGGGAGATCGGGGGCCGCAGTACCGACTTGATCACCCTGCCCCCGCTATCCGATGTGCTTGTGGCCTTCTACAAGCTCTGGGCCAGCGGGGACGTTACGGCACCGCTGCTCGACAGCACACTCGCCCTGATTTATGGCCTCGTCATCTCGCTGGTCTTTGGCAGCCTCATCGGAATCGGAATGGGCATGTCGCGCTTCGTCGAGGTGGCTGTCAGCCCCTATGTGAAGGCGGGCCTTTCGGCGCCCATGATCGCCTTCGTGCCGGTTTTTTTGATGATCTTCGGCATCGGCCCGGCCACGCGTATTGCCACTGTGGTCGCCTTCTCGATCTTCATCGTGGCGACCAATGCGGCCACGGCGATGCGCTCAAGCGATCCGCGGCTGATTGAAATGGCCCATTCCTTCGGCGCCAGCCGCTGGGCCATTTTCCGCGATGTCCGCCTGCCGGCCGGGGCGCCCTATTTCCTGGCCGGATTGCGGCTGGGCGTGGCGCGCGGTATCAAGGGGCTGATCAATGGTGAAGTGCTGATCGCCATCATCGGTCTCGGGGGTCTGGTCAAGAAATACGGCACGGTCTTCTCCATGGACCAGCTTTATGCGGTGATCCTGCTGATCGTGCTCTATGCGGCTATTGCCGTGGGCCTCGTATCGATGCTCAGCAAACTGATCGTGGCTGAAGAGAAATGA
- a CDS encoding ABC transporter permease produces MNYTRVLHAIYPFAGLAIIILAWQLYTDLFNINPIILPSPSDVAWASTVNFGLLARHLWPTLQECVYGFALAILVGIPVAVAVANSRVLNLTLYPGLIALQSVPKVAVAPIILVWFGLGMESKLAIAFLVAFFPVVVDTATGLRATPKGLIELAKSLRASPFQIFWKVQLPAALPFVFAGAKVAVTLTVIGAVIGEFVGSSEGLGNLLLTANSQLNSPLAWAALVWLSMLGVLLFGVVALVERLTMPWAKTGHH; encoded by the coding sequence ATGAATTACACCAGAGTTCTGCACGCCATCTATCCCTTTGCCGGCCTCGCCATCATCATCCTCGCCTGGCAGCTCTATACCGATCTGTTCAACATCAACCCGATCATCCTGCCCAGTCCCTCCGATGTCGCCTGGGCCAGTACGGTAAATTTTGGCCTCCTGGCCCGGCACCTTTGGCCGACCCTGCAGGAATGCGTCTATGGCTTTGCCCTGGCCATCCTGGTTGGCATTCCCGTGGCGGTGGCGGTTGCCAATTCGCGCGTGCTCAACCTCACGCTCTATCCGGGGCTGATCGCGCTGCAATCGGTGCCCAAAGTCGCCGTGGCGCCCATTATCCTGGTCTGGTTCGGGCTTGGCATGGAATCCAAACTGGCGATTGCCTTCCTCGTGGCCTTCTTCCCAGTGGTGGTGGACACGGCAACGGGCCTGCGGGCGACGCCCAAGGGGTTGATCGAACTGGCAAAGTCACTGCGCGCCTCGCCCTTTCAGATCTTCTGGAAGGTCCAATTGCCGGCAGCTCTACCCTTCGTCTTCGCCGGCGCCAAGGTGGCGGTGACGCTCACGGTGATCGGTGCGGTGATCGGCGAATTCGTCGGCTCCAGCGAGGGTCTGGGCAATCTGCTGCTGACCGCCAATTCGCAGCTGAACAGCCCTCTCGCCTGGGCGGCGCTGGTCTGGCTCAGCATGCTGGGCGTGCTGCTGTTCGGCGTAGTGGCACTGGTCGAACGCCTGACCATGCCCTGGGCCAAAACCGGCCACCACTGA
- a CDS encoding ABC transporter ATP-binding protein, translated as MTSTSPAQAPSGPADEAPVFGQFDNVGKVFALPGQADITAIERVSFGLKRGQLVSLLGPSGCGKTTFLRIVAGLERATTGQVTIDGRPVTGPHPNFAFVFQQPNLMSWRTVLKNVLFPLEIRGELNQAGIARARELLDLVGLSGFENRYPSELSGGMQQRVALCRALVYDAKLLLMDEPFGALDELKRMEMHDLLLAIRARTGATVMFVTHSISEAIYLSDVVAVFSKRPSTVAEFIEIDLPYPRETAMRYTAQFTDYEHRAGRALGIAR; from the coding sequence ATGACGTCCACTTCACCAGCACAGGCCCCATCGGGCCCTGCCGACGAAGCCCCGGTCTTTGGGCAGTTCGACAATGTCGGCAAGGTTTTCGCGCTGCCGGGCCAGGCAGATATCACGGCGATCGAACGGGTCAGTTTCGGCCTCAAACGCGGGCAACTGGTCAGCCTGCTCGGCCCCAGCGGCTGCGGCAAGACCACCTTCCTGCGCATTGTCGCCGGCCTCGAACGCGCGACGACAGGTCAGGTCACCATCGACGGCCGGCCGGTAACGGGGCCGCATCCCAACTTCGCCTTCGTCTTCCAGCAGCCCAATCTGATGAGCTGGCGCACTGTCCTCAAGAACGTGCTGTTTCCGCTCGAGATCCGGGGTGAACTGAACCAGGCCGGCATCGCCCGGGCGCGCGAACTGCTCGATCTGGTCGGGCTGTCCGGTTTCGAGAACCGCTATCCGTCCGAGCTGTCCGGCGGCATGCAACAGCGCGTGGCGCTGTGCCGGGCGCTGGTCTATGACGCCAAGCTCTTGCTGATGGATGAGCCCTTTGGCGCCCTCGACGAGCTCAAGCGCATGGAAATGCACGATCTTCTGCTCGCCATTCGGGCAAGGACCGGCGCCACGGTGATGTTCGTTACCCATTCGATTTCCGAAGCCATCTATCTCTCTGACGTTGTGGCGGTCTTTTCCAAGCGCCCCTCGACCGTCGCCGAATTTATCGAGATCGACCTGCCCTATCCGCGGGAAACGGCCATGCGCTACACCGCCCAATTCACCGATTACGAACACCGCGCCGGCCGCGCATTGGGGATCGCCCGATGA
- a CDS encoding ABC transporter substrate-binding protein has protein sequence MTAWKQLGMCLLAAATIMGSSVVAPAMAQEQLTKVTFSLDFIPLGRHAAWYAALGEGYFAEVGLDVEIIPAQGTAQVMQAIASDTAQLGFVDLPGVILAQAAGNDIKMVAVNYQKAPYAIFSLANGANVTEPAQLEGLTIGSGAGSITPQVIQGYMKQQGLDPQTLQVANVAPPARASALLSGQVPAIEFFVMSKPGLEKGATEAGTELNTFLLADHGLELYSNGIGATGAFIEANPDVVRKFVHAALRGWKFTLDNPEAAADHELKYVDGLDKTAILAEIEIVRGLVVTDDTTANGLGWFDAGKMETGLAFVLDNVGVTGTAPQASAIFATGFLPEDAIKP, from the coding sequence ATGACAGCTTGGAAACAACTGGGAATGTGTCTGCTGGCTGCAGCCACGATAATGGGTAGTAGCGTGGTGGCGCCAGCAATGGCGCAGGAGCAACTGACCAAAGTCACCTTCTCGCTCGACTTCATCCCGCTCGGCCGCCATGCAGCCTGGTATGCCGCGCTGGGCGAAGGATATTTCGCGGAAGTGGGGCTCGATGTCGAGATCATTCCTGCGCAGGGCACTGCTCAGGTGATGCAGGCCATAGCCTCCGATACCGCCCAGCTCGGCTTCGTCGATCTGCCGGGCGTTATCCTGGCACAGGCGGCCGGCAACGACATCAAGATGGTCGCCGTCAATTACCAGAAAGCGCCCTATGCCATCTTCTCGCTGGCCAATGGCGCCAATGTCACCGAACCCGCCCAGCTTGAAGGGCTGACCATCGGCAGTGGCGCCGGCAGCATCACACCCCAGGTCATCCAGGGCTACATGAAGCAGCAGGGCCTCGATCCGCAGACGCTTCAGGTGGCCAATGTCGCCCCGCCGGCGCGCGCCAGTGCCCTGCTCAGCGGCCAGGTCCCCGCCATCGAATTCTTCGTCATGTCCAAGCCTGGCCTCGAAAAGGGTGCGACCGAGGCGGGCACCGAGCTCAACACCTTCCTGCTCGCCGATCACGGTCTCGAGCTCTATTCAAATGGCATCGGTGCCACCGGCGCCTTCATCGAAGCCAATCCAGATGTGGTCAGGAAGTTCGTTCATGCTGCTCTGCGAGGCTGGAAATTCACTCTCGACAATCCCGAGGCGGCGGCCGATCACGAACTGAAATATGTCGATGGTCTGGACAAGACGGCCATTCTTGCCGAGATCGAAATCGTCCGCGGCCTGGTGGTGACCGACGACACCACGGCCAATGGCCTTGGGTGGTTCGATGCCGGCAAGATGGAAACCGGCCTCGCTTTCGTGCTCGACAATGTCGGCGTCACGGGCACGGCGCCGCAGGCATCGGCGATCTTCGCGACGGGCTTCCTGCCCGAAGACGCCATCAAGCCCTGA
- the gcvA gene encoding transcriptional regulator GcvA, with protein MKRRVLPSLNALRTFEAVARHNSFTRAAEELNVTQSAASRLVHSLEEYLEVPLFTRRSRRIQLTDQGSYYSRLISRSLDLIEAGTVELMSSKAGKGTLSVGMLPTFGTRWLLPRLPSFQALYPDVSVNVVSSDGELDFTRERIDIAIRFGNGQWSEALIDPLMSEEIQVVCSPVLLEGRPPLIKPIQLADYRLIDHSTRPDSWEYWFRSIGSDLPDINWGPRLEHFFMIIEAAKAGLGMALVPTFLIEEEMARGQLVSPFPGRIAGPGAYYMVTPQTKAGLPRVMAFRQWVLDQLR; from the coding sequence GTGAAACGACGCGTTCTCCCATCGCTCAACGCATTAAGAACCTTCGAAGCTGTCGCGCGACACAATTCCTTCACGCGCGCGGCCGAGGAATTGAACGTCACCCAAAGCGCCGCTAGCCGCCTGGTGCACAGCCTCGAGGAATATCTCGAGGTGCCGCTCTTCACGCGGCGTAGCCGGCGCATCCAGCTCACCGACCAGGGCTCCTACTACAGCCGCCTGATCAGCCGCTCCCTGGACCTGATCGAAGCCGGAACGGTGGAGCTGATGTCGTCCAAGGCCGGCAAGGGCACGCTGTCTGTCGGCATGCTGCCGACCTTCGGGACGCGCTGGCTGCTGCCGCGACTTCCCTCATTCCAGGCGCTCTATCCCGATGTCTCCGTCAATGTGGTGTCCAGCGACGGCGAGCTCGATTTCACGCGCGAGCGCATCGACATTGCCATTCGCTTTGGCAATGGCCAGTGGTCGGAGGCGCTGATCGATCCGCTGATGAGCGAGGAAATCCAGGTCGTCTGCTCCCCGGTGCTGCTGGAGGGCCGGCCCCCGCTTATCAAACCCATTCAGCTGGCCGACTATCGCCTAATCGACCATTCGACGCGCCCTGACAGTTGGGAATACTGGTTCCGCTCCATCGGCTCTGACCTGCCTGACATAAACTGGGGCCCGAGGTTGGAGCATTTCTTCATGATCATCGAGGCAGCTAAGGCCGGTTTGGGAATGGCGCTGGTGCCGACCTTCCTCATCGAAGAGGAAATGGCGCGGGGCCAGCTCGTATCGCCCTTTCCGGGGCGAATTGCGGGGCCGGGGGCATACTATATGGTCACCCCGCAGACGAAGGCCGGCCTGCCGCGTGTCATGGCGTTCAGGCAATGGGTGCTGGACCAGCTCAGGTAA
- a CDS encoding VOC family protein, whose amino-acid sequence MIPFHMAFAVKDKESTRHFYGDVIGCKVGREAENWVDFDFFGHQLSAHLNTDPKPVAKSKVGNDMVPLHHFGAVLPWDTWNDLIDRLRGASYPFVMEPKVRFEGEPGEQGTFFLLDPSGNALEFKSFRNPDAIFEH is encoded by the coding sequence ATGATCCCATTTCACATGGCTTTCGCTGTTAAAGACAAGGAAAGCACCCGCCATTTTTACGGCGATGTCATCGGCTGCAAGGTGGGCCGCGAGGCAGAGAACTGGGTCGATTTCGACTTTTTCGGGCACCAGCTGTCCGCGCATCTCAATACCGACCCAAAGCCGGTGGCCAAGTCCAAGGTGGGCAATGACATGGTACCGCTGCACCATTTCGGTGCGGTCCTGCCCTGGGACACCTGGAATGATCTGATCGATCGCCTGCGCGGCGCTTCCTATCCCTTCGTCATGGAGCCCAAGGTCCGCTTCGAAGGCGAGCCCGGCGAGCAAGGGACATTCTTCCTGCTCGACCCTTCGGGAAATGCGCTCGAATTCAAGTCCTTCCGCAATCCCGACGCCATTTTCGAGCACTGA
- a CDS encoding ketopantoate reductase family protein, which yields MKFTIIGAGAIGGLAGAYMTKAGHDVLLVDRWKEHVAALNQNGMTIDGVRGDLTVKVKAAPPDQLSGDLGVVLIATKSQHTLEALKQIIPLLTTDSAVVSYQNGFNEPDMIALLNDAGLPGDRMVIGSIPNYGGALVDPGYIEFVHEGPIQLGEMNGETSPRLKEIGDALSALTEVQYSDRIWGQIWAKEVYSAQVVFSALADANIRDTLGVERYARLAGAVVKEALEIADANDIDIQAFDFFDPANYRVKTAEDTKKLLANIDHAIWLLKKDQDNKPTHNFKKKGSGIWWDIVYRKRPSETRAFAGKLIEFGKKAGADTRLNEKMVGMIYEIEDGKRQLGFHNYDELEAYAAEIGKTLP from the coding sequence ATGAAGTTCACCATTATCGGTGCCGGCGCCATCGGCGGTCTGGCCGGCGCCTACATGACCAAAGCCGGCCATGACGTGCTCCTGGTCGATCGCTGGAAAGAGCATGTCGCCGCCCTCAATCAGAACGGCATGACCATTGATGGCGTGCGCGGCGATCTGACTGTCAAGGTCAAGGCGGCACCCCCCGATCAGCTTTCCGGCGATCTGGGCGTCGTACTCATCGCGACCAAGTCACAGCACACGCTCGAAGCTCTCAAGCAGATCATCCCACTCCTCACCACCGACAGCGCCGTGGTGTCCTATCAGAACGGCTTCAACGAGCCCGACATGATCGCGCTGCTTAACGATGCGGGCCTGCCCGGCGACAGGATGGTCATCGGCTCCATCCCCAATTATGGCGGCGCGCTGGTTGATCCGGGCTATATCGAATTCGTGCATGAAGGCCCCATCCAGCTGGGCGAAATGAACGGCGAGACGTCGCCTCGCCTCAAGGAAATCGGCGACGCCCTCTCGGCTCTGACCGAAGTGCAGTACTCGGATCGCATCTGGGGCCAGATCTGGGCCAAGGAAGTCTATTCCGCCCAAGTGGTTTTCTCCGCTCTCGCGGATGCCAATATCCGCGACACGCTTGGCGTCGAGCGCTATGCGCGCCTTGCCGGCGCGGTCGTCAAGGAAGCACTCGAGATTGCCGACGCCAACGATATCGACATCCAAGCGTTCGACTTTTTCGACCCCGCCAATTATCGGGTCAAGACTGCCGAGGACACCAAGAAACTCCTCGCCAATATCGACCACGCGATCTGGCTCCTCAAGAAGGACCAGGACAACAAGCCGACCCACAATTTCAAGAAGAAGGGCTCGGGCATCTGGTGGGATATCGTTTATCGCAAGCGCCCATCGGAAACCCGCGCCTTTGCCGGCAAGCTGATTGAATTCGGCAAGAAGGCCGGCGCCGACACCCGCCTCAACGAGAAGATGGTGGGCATGATCTACGAGATCGAGGACGGCAAGCGCCAGCTTGGCTTCCACAACTATGATGAACTCGAAGCCTATGCGGCCGAGATCGGAAAGACCCTGCCATGA
- a CDS encoding Gfo/Idh/MocA family protein, translated as MTTKLGVGLIGAHTWADKAHLPGYQAHERVDLIAVCDLDPDRAKAMGEKYGARKIYSDPEKLIADPDVQMVDVCTPTHTHLPLSLLAIDAGKHVLSEKPLHTEAAPAFDAAAKADAKGVRTKLGFTFRYSPAIRQIKAWIDDGTLGEVFHIHGFEQNSQWLDPQEPLRQITPGVDRNSLIPASIVGYGSHLIDLMRWLGGEFGSVASTMKNFIPERIVRGEVGRQKIKVEDGAVALVEYANGAQGLLQTSYVAVGNYPGVEIRVYGSKGAAVARLISEFGTAETLRIAKAEAVEFVPYDVGPASLPPGTTLNTPWPELYYRNLVRHFVDEILEDRPQECTFFDGAKSQEIVDAIIKAHFERRWVDLPGRQA; from the coding sequence ATGACCACAAAGCTCGGCGTTGGCCTGATTGGCGCGCATACCTGGGCCGACAAGGCACACCTTCCCGGCTACCAGGCGCATGAGCGCGTCGACCTGATTGCAGTGTGTGATCTCGATCCCGATCGCGCCAAGGCGATGGGCGAAAAGTACGGCGCGCGGAAAATCTATTCGGACCCCGAAAAGCTTATCGCGGATCCGGACGTGCAGATGGTCGACGTCTGCACTCCCACGCACACTCATTTGCCGCTGAGCCTTCTGGCCATCGACGCCGGCAAGCATGTGCTGAGCGAAAAGCCACTTCACACCGAAGCCGCCCCGGCTTTCGACGCGGCCGCCAAGGCCGATGCCAAGGGCGTGCGCACCAAGCTCGGCTTCACCTTCCGCTACTCGCCTGCCATTCGCCAGATCAAGGCGTGGATCGATGACGGCACGCTTGGCGAAGTGTTCCACATCCACGGCTTCGAACAAAATTCGCAGTGGCTCGACCCGCAGGAGCCGCTGCGCCAGATCACCCCGGGCGTCGATCGCAATTCGCTGATCCCGGCCTCGATCGTCGGCTATGGGTCGCACCTAATCGACCTTATGCGCTGGTTGGGCGGCGAGTTCGGCTCGGTTGCCTCAACCATGAAAAACTTCATCCCCGAGCGCATCGTGCGCGGCGAAGTGGGCCGACAGAAGATCAAGGTCGAAGACGGCGCCGTGGCGCTGGTCGAATATGCAAATGGCGCGCAGGGCCTGCTGCAGACCTCCTATGTCGCGGTCGGCAATTATCCCGGCGTCGAAATCCGCGTCTATGGCTCCAAGGGAGCGGCCGTCGCCCGCCTGATCTCGGAGTTCGGCACGGCCGAAACCCTCAGGATCGCCAAGGCGGAAGCCGTCGAATTCGTTCCCTATGATGTTGGCCCCGCGTCACTGCCGCCTGGCACGACGCTCAACACCCCTTGGCCCGAACTCTACTATCGCAATCTGGTGCGCCACTTCGTCGATGAAATCCTTGAGGACCGGCCGCAGGAATGCACCTTCTTTGATGGCGCCAAGAGCCAAGAAATCGTCGACGCCATCATCAAGGCGCATTTCGAGCGCCGCTGGGTCGACCTGCCGGGCAGGCAGGCATGA